In the genome of Magnolia sinica isolate HGM2019 chromosome 2, MsV1, whole genome shotgun sequence, one region contains:
- the LOC131237726 gene encoding peroxidase P7-like, whose protein sequence is MAHSTLYLALLIITITISSSPVSSQLSVSFYANTCPSVFDTVRTAMRSAINREARMGASIIRLFFHDCFVNGCDGGILLDNTGSFIGEKTSPANNNSARGYEVIDNIKMQVDRACGRSVVSCADILAIAARDSVVELGGPSYPVPVGRRDSRTANGASTDLPGPDETLISIIDKFRRKGFSPREMVALSGAHTVGQARCVTFRGRIYNDANIDPAFAATRRTTCPTTGGDDNLAPLDPQSPNRFGNNYFQALINRRGLLRSDQVLFNGGSTDSVVTLYSDNADTFSTDFASAMVKMGNLGPPTGSQSEVRVNCRSVN, encoded by the exons ATGGCCCACTCAACCCTCTATCTGGCCCTTCTCATCATCACAATCACCATATCATCATCCCCCGTCTCATCACAACTCTCAGTCTCCTTCTATGCCAATACATGCCCTTCTGTGTTCGACACAGTCCGGACCGCCATGCGGTCCGCCATCAATCGAGAGGCCCGCATGGGGGCATCCATCATACGTCTCTTCTTCCATGATTGCTTTGTTAAC GGTTGTGATGGAGGCATTCTTCTTGACAATACTGGATCATTCATTGGTGAAAAGACTTCACCCGCTAATAACAATTCAGCACGAGGATATGAGGTGATCGATAACATAAAGATGCAAGTGGACAGAGCTTGTGGTAGAAGTGTGGTATCTTGTGCAGACATCCTAGCCATTGCCGCCCGCGATTCAGTAGTTGAA cttggtgggccatcttaCCCAGTTCCAGTAGGGAGAAGAGATTCAAGAACAGCAAACGGAGCTAGTACTGACCTTCCTGGCCCTGATGAGACCCTCATTTCAATCATTGACAAATTTAGACGGAAGGGATTTAGTCCTCGAGAGATGGTTGCCTTATCAGGGGCCCACACGGTGGGCCAGGCCAGGTGTGTCACGTTTAGGGGCCGGATCTACAATGACGCCAACATCGATCCTGCATTTGCAGCCACTCGTCGCACCACTTGTCCCACCACTGGCGGCGATGACAATTTGGCCCCACTGGACCCACAAAGCCCAAACCGATTCGGCAACAACTATTTCCAAGCATTGATCAATAGGCGAGGCCTCCTCCGTTCCGATCAAGTTCTGTTCAACGGTGGATCCACTGATTCCGTGGTCACATTGTACAGCGATAACGCCGACACTTTCTCGACGGATTTTGCCAGTGCCATGGTCAAGATGGGGAATTTGGGCCCACCGACTGGGTCCCAAAGCGAAGTTCGAGTTAATTGTAGGAGTGTTAATTAA
- the LOC131237728 gene encoding peroxidase 4-like, which translates to MAHSTLYLAVLIITITISSSPVSSRLSVSFYANTCPSAFDTVRTAMRAAINREARMGASIIRLFFHDCFVNGCDGGILLDNTGSFVGEKTSPANNNSARGYEVIDNIKMQVDRACGRSVVSCADILAIAARDSVVELGGPSYSVPVGRRDSRTANGASTDLPGPDETLISIIDKFRRKGFSPREMVALSGAHTVGQARCDLFRGRIYNDANIDPAFAATRRTTCPSTGGNDNLAPLDPQSPNRFGNNYFQALINR; encoded by the exons ATGGCCCACTCAACCCTCTATCTAGCCGTTCTCATCATCACCATTACCATATCATCATCCCCTGTCTCATCACGGCTCTCAGTCTCTTTCTATGCCAATACATGCCCATCTGCGTTCGACACTGTCCGGACCGCCATGCGGGCCGCCATTAATCGAGAGGCCCGAATGGGGGCGTCCATCATACGTCTCTTCTTCCATGATTGCTTTGTTAAC GGTTGTGATGGAGGCATTCTTCTAGACAATACTGGATCATTCGTTGGTGAAAAGACTTCACCAGCTAATAACAATTCAGCGCGAGGATATGAGGTGATCGATAACATAAAGATGCAAGTGGACAGAGCTTGTGGTAGAAGTGTGGTATCTTGTGCAGACATCCTAGCCATTGCCGCCCGCGATTCCGTCGTTGAA cttggtgggccatcttaCTCAGTTCCAGTAGGGAGAAGAGATTCAAGAACAGCAAATGGAGCTAGTACTGACCTTCCTGGCCCTGATGAGACCCTCATTTCAATCATTGACAAATTTAGACGGAAGGGATTTAGTCCTCGAGAGATGGTTGCCTTATCAGGAGCCCACACGGTGGGCCAGGCCAGGTGTGACTTGTTTAGAGGCCGGATCTACAATGACGCCAACATCGATCCAGCATTTGCAGCCACTCGTCGCACCACTTGTCCCAGCACCGGCGGCAATGACAATTTGGCCCCACTGGACCCACAAAGCCCAAACCGATTCGGCAACAACTATTTCCAAGCATTGATCAACAGGTGA